The genomic window CCTCGACAGCCTCCTGCCGCTCCTGGCCGCGCTGCCCGCAGCTGCCGCGCCGACGGGGTTCGCGGCCCTTCATTCCGACGGCGCGGCGTTCGCCCGCGGCATCTGCCTGGGCGGCTCCGCGCCCAAGGAGTGCCTCGCgtgcctctccgccgccgccaagAACCTCACCGGCTGCGGCGCGAGCAGGCGCGCCGGCGTCTGGAGGGGCGAGGGCTGCTTCATGGCTTACGCCGACGGCAACGTTTCCTCTCCGCACGAAGACGTCTTCCGCGGCGTCGTCGCCTTCGGCGAAGACGTCTTCCCCGTCGTCATCTCCTTCGACGACGGCAGGCCGCCCTCCAACCCCAAGTGCTTCGACACGCGGGCGCTCGTCGCGCTCGCGCAGTCCCTGGCGGGGCGCGGCGCGGCCAACAGCTCGGGGGCGCGCGTCGTCACCGACGCGGCCACGCTCTCGAGCAACGCCACTGGGAAGACCGCGGTGACGCTGCGGGCGCAGTGCGCGAGGgaccgcgcggcggcggcggagtgcgcCCGGTGCCTGGGGGACTCGGCGCGAGAGGTGCGTGCGTGCGACTGGGGCCTTGACGGCGAGCACGTGCGTGTGGCCGACGTGGTCGGCTACAACTGCTTCCTACGGATCGAGACCTCAGTTCCGACGGGCTGGCCCGTGCCCGTGGAAATATATGAGTGAGTATAGTCCTTCCCCTTCCTAATTCTTGGAAGTTGCTGTAGTTCTTGCTAGTTAGTGGCACCGAGCCCCAGTCTGTTGCTTGTGATTTTGATGGACGCGCAGAGCAGCCTGCTAAATATAGTGGGTCTCGTCAATGGCTGCAGAGGATCCCGTCCTGATCACCTTGTGCGCCGGCATGCTGCTGGCAGCCCTCGCCGCGGTAATCGCCTGCGTCGATGGGAGAAAGAACAGGGGCACCAGGAACGcgtagctgctgctgctgcagcagcagcagcatcaggtGCATTTCTGCCTTTCCCAAAATCAATCTACTCTTACTCTACATTACTGTCAATCAGAAATTCAGAATGTCATCCAATTTTGTTGTTGAGCTCTGTCTAATTTGTGCCTTGCCGATGCAAAACAAATGAAGCAGGTCAGCAAGTGAACGCTGCTGCAAACTGAGGGAGATGGAGTCACCGGACACCACCACCTTTGTAGTCATACGACCACCCCGCCCTGCTGCTGCTCTGCTTCACCGCGTGCGCGCGGATGAGACCGATCGTCGTCGATGCTCTCGTAGCTGGTACTAGCTGGGGTAGTAGTAGCGTGGCCACTGCGTTGGCTGTCGTATGGGGCGATATGAACCCTATGTAATTACTGATCCGTCGGTTTTCACccggttttccgttaattaaccgggcaattctcttctttttaattaatagatgaggcaaatcttttgcctccgtttagaAAAAAATTACCGATCCACAACTCTATATCTTAGATTAGTTTAAGTAGCCATGCGTGCGTTCCTTGAGCTACAGGTGACACTTACTGTCGTTGCAATTAGACTTCCGCAGCGTGATTGCTGATCTCTGTATGTTTTGGAAGGAAAAATTAGACGTGGCGCTGCGCGAGAATACACCTTATTTGGTGATCGGTCTCCACTAATGGGCGAAGGCACAACCGTTAGTACAAGGGATACACTGACATCCATCGATGATCTGTTGGTGGAGACCGATCCACGACGGGCGTCACTTTGTGTCTCTCTGGTGATGAACTTGAATTTGTGTCCATTActcatcatgcatgcatgcagccgAACAACTGCCGGGCGAAATTGTGTCAACCGCTAGAAAATTCAAATCCAAAATCCAAATAAACATTGAGAAACAAAAGGAGAAATCTTGGTGTGAATAGTGTGTCATTTTTGCTTTTGTCTTTTCTGACACTATTCATGTTGAACTTCTAGATgccagagcatctacaaccggcaTCATCAAATCGTCCTCAAACGTCTGTGGACGCGCCCGGTCAGTAGAGAGAAGGAAAAAAGTGATCTAACTGGACCCCTCATATCATTCCTATACATTCCGGTTGTCCGCAAACCCTCATATTAAGGACAAATGTAGGGAGGATATGAGAGCTTGCGGACGCGTCCAGACGCGCCCGGTCAGTCCGCCACGTAGGACGCGGTCCCACCCCGGTCCGCCTTTCCCTCTTTCTTTATTCGTTATTTCCTTCTCTCTCTTCATCTTCACCAATCATGTCGAGGAAGAAAATGAGAAGTGTGGTTGTATATGCTCTCATGGATAAATAGGGGCTCAAAACGGACCGGGCGTGCCCGCGGACGTTTGAGGGGTCGAATTAAAGGGGtgcggctgtagatgctctcaTGGACACATGTCTCGGGAACATTCacaatttttcagaaattttaaaCACTTGAAATTTATTTTTTAGACATTGGGACAATGGCCCGGCACCAGTTGAGCGGGCTGCGGGGTcaatgggcctggcccattttcCCCTAACTTGTACCTCCACTAGCCTGGTTCCTCCCGTTGGTGCTATTTTTTGCGGGGAGTTTCTACTGTGCGTGTCAACCTGACAAAAACCCCAATCAACGTGATTTGTATGGGGCTGGCTAGGAGTCAG from Triticum aestivum cultivar Chinese Spring chromosome 3B, IWGSC CS RefSeq v2.1, whole genome shotgun sequence includes these protein-coding regions:
- the LOC123070969 gene encoding uncharacterized protein isoform X2, which produces MATARAVTASMRLTCALSTLAILAAILFMFLLLLAGALQLRVPTGYAVVDCAPPPPSDDSAAAFLDSLLPLLAALPAAAAPTGFAALHSDGAAFARGICLGGSAPKECLACLSAAAKNLTGCGASRRAGVWRGEGCFMAYADGNVSSPHEDVFRGVVAFGEDVFPVVISFDDGRPPSNPKCFDTRALVALAQSLAGRGAANSSGARVVTDAATLSSNATGKTAVTLRAQCARDRAAAAECARCLGDSAREVRACDWGLDGEHVRVADVVGYNCFLRIETSVPTGWPVPVEIYEGSRPDHLVRRHAAGSPRRGNRLRRWEKEQGHQERVAAAAAAAAASGQQVNAAAN
- the LOC123070969 gene encoding uncharacterized protein isoform X1 codes for the protein MATARAVTASMRLTCALSTLAILAAILFMFLLLLAGALQLRVPTGYAVVDCAPPPPSDDSAAAFLDSLLPLLAALPAAAAPTGFAALHSDGAAFARGICLGGSAPKECLACLSAAAKNLTGCGASRRAGVWRGEGCFMAYADGNVSSPHEDVFRGVVAFGEDVFPVVISFDDGRPPSNPKCFDTRALVALAQSLAGRGAANSSGARVVTDAATLSSNATGKTAVTLRAQCARDRAAAAECARCLGDSAREVRACDWGLDGEHVRVADVVGYNCFLRIETSVPTGWPVPVEIYEGSRPDHLVRRHAAGSPRRGNRLRRWEKEQGHQERVAAAAAAAAASAGQQVNAAAN